From the Solanum stenotomum isolate F172 chromosome 4, ASM1918654v1, whole genome shotgun sequence genome, one window contains:
- the LOC125863263 gene encoding protein NEOXANTHIN-DEFICIENT 1: MEVKDTNCTSLGYGKPPWIFKGSALYQLHLVKAENARAFIPKECKLVEAFGYTLGGFFLASYDDSPAGIFDELVVIAGLVWNPPTSCAWAARVLVGSDEACLHGRKVVGLPSQVARFSKKITALPQTSESKSSSFLRRIGLRTSSSNYKNHMDVEVTEIKKQTAMSICNINVNATASQQDSKGWMGPLIKMSLPNFSGRTKYNSNLLKYSCQIECRVRAVQPAKVSGPSALDADKENSSEDQSSNVESVSRVPRGTKRNFSISVMLSKPILALEFNHLKMRVEAPTTVTACSHDTT, translated from the exons ATGGAAGTGAAAGACACAAATTGTACTTCATTGGGCTATGGAAAGCCTCCATGGATTTTTAAAGGCAG TGCTTTATATCAGCTTCATCTTGTCAAAGCAGAGAACGCTAGAGCTTTCATTCCTAAAGAGTGCAAACTAGTTGAGGCATTTGG ATATACTCTTGGTGGGTTTTTTCTTGCTAGCTATGATGATAGTCCTGCTGGAATTTTCGATGAG CTTGTGGTGATTGCAGGATTAGTGTGGAATCCACCTACATCTTGTGC ATGGGCTGCCAGGGTGCTGGTGGGCAGTGATGAGGCATGCCTTCATGGACGGAAG GTTGTAGGTCTTCCAAGCCAAGTTGCCAGGTTTTCGAAG AAAATTACAGCACTTCCACAGACATCGGAAAGTAAATCAAGCAGTTTTCTAAGAAGGATTGGCTTGAGGACATCTTCTTCTAACTATAAGAATCACATGGACGTAGAAGTGACTGAAATAAAGAAACAGACAGCAATGAGTATCTGCAACATCAATGTTAATGCCACTG CTTCTCAGCAGGATTCTAAGGGATGGATGGGTCCACTTATCAAAATGTCACTACCAAACTTCAG TGGACGGACGAAGTACAATTCTAATCTCCTCAAGTACTCTTGCCAGATTGAGTGCAG GGTAAGAGCAGTGCAACCAGCAAAAGTTTCGGGACCATCTGCGTTGGATGCAGACAAGGAAAATTCATCTGAAGATCAAAGCTCAAATGTGGAATCAGTAAGCAGAGTGCCCAGAGGGACCAAGAGAAATTTCAGCATATCTGTGATGCTGTCCAAGCCCATTTTGGCTTTAGAATTCAATCATCTGAAAATGAGAGTTGAAGCTCCTACTACAGTTACCGCGTGTTCCCATGATACTACTTGA
- the LOC125863261 gene encoding non-structural maintenance of chromosomes element 4 homolog A-like, whose protein sequence is MAESTQEELNGFTEQPISQARVVRCKYSTIQNSISEGKDDIGSVDSEKFKEIMNEIENSHNEVKKPREQVADAEALFDLTRTLVASVRSHSADDVTPYIFISSLLEAFGPRSAKHENGLSPNENTVGWKKLGLALSPIFRNGRGCHTMIGPMNCEVKQRKCTTRKPRTKVYLHTQPKELDVTEEKTDTDSNISTMFQILRKKKRVKLENLIMNRKSFAQSIENLFALSFLVKDGRVVIDVDENGSHFLSPRNGPDANLVKSGEVKYSHFVFRLDFADWELMKNAVPEEELMPSRDISMNPVFTEANKPNRDILVNPVFTEANKPVAMDDSRRMLPITWVKKLSRNRGKVLSKASEADNSPVIGDASIDNGSLKRKLL, encoded by the exons atggcTGAGAGTACTCAAGAGGAGTTGAACGGTTTTACTGAGCAACCCATATCTCAAGCAAGAGTAGTTCGTTGCAAATACTCTACTATACAAAACAGTATTTCTG AGGGGAAAGATGATATTGGGAGTGTTGATTCGGAGAAGTTCAAGGAAATTatgaatgaaattgaaaattctCATAATGAAG TCAAAAAGCCAAGAGAGCAAGTTGCTGATGCAGAGGCATTATTTGATCTCACCAGAACTTTGGTGGCTTCAGTTAGATCACATTCTGCTGATGATGTTACACCTTATATATTCATTTCCTCTTTGCTCGAAGCCTTCGGGCCACGAAGTGCAAAACATGAAAACGGGCTCTCTCCAAATGAAAATACAGTAGGCTGGAAGAAACTTGGGCTTGCTCTTTCACCAATTTTTAGGAATGGAAGAGGTTGCCACACAAT GATTGGACCCATGAACTGTGAAGTTAAGCAACGTAAGTGTACTACACGTAAACCACGCACAAAGGTTTACTTGCATACTCAACCTAAAGAG CTTGATGTTACGGAGGAGAAAACAGATACAGACAGCAACATATCAACTATGTTTCAAAtcctaaggaagaagaagagagttAAGCTTGAGAATCTCATAATGAACAGAAAATCCTTTGCACAAAGCATTGAGAATTTATTTGCGCTTTCTTTTCTAGTGAAAGATGGACGGGTTGTCATAGATGTCGATGAAAATGGATCTCACTTTCTTT CTCCAAGGAATGGTCCCGATGCCAATTTAGTCAAGTCTGGTGAAGTTAAATACAGCCACTTTGTCTTCAGATTGGATTTTGCTGATTGGGAG CTGATGAAGAATGCAGTACCAGAAGAAGAGCTGATGCCAAGCAGGGACATATCGATGAATCCAGTCTTTACTGAAGCTAATAAACCAAACAGAGACATATTGGTGAATCCAGTCTTTACTGAAGCTAATAAACCAGTTGCGATGGATGATTCTCGACGAATGTTACCTATCACTTGGGTCAAGAAATTGTCAAGGAACCGAGGCAAGGTATTAAGCAAAGCTTCAGAAGCTGATAACTCCCCTGTAATTGGTGATGCCAGCATTGACAATGGCAGCCTGAAGAGGAAGCTGCTATGA